One part of the Acetoanaerobium sticklandii genome encodes these proteins:
- a CDS encoding DUF134 domain-containing protein, with product MPRPMKGRRVCKMPNVNKFGPLNVPKNPDEAIIMTVDEYETIRLIDLEGYKQEDCAKQMNVARTTVQGIYIEARKKIADSIVNGKILLIQGGEYKLCEEVHHNGEGACHGFRRQNCHRKKQDTSL from the coding sequence ATGCCAAGACCTATGAAGGGCAGAAGAGTTTGTAAAATGCCTAATGTAAATAAATTTGGGCCCTTAAATGTGCCAAAAAATCCTGATGAAGCAATAATTATGACTGTAGATGAGTATGAAACTATAAGATTAATAGATTTAGAAGGATATAAACAAGAAGACTGTGCAAAACAAATGAATGTAGCTCGTACTACAGTTCAGGGAATATATATTGAAGCAAGAAAAAAAATAGCTGATTCAATAGTTAACGGAAAGATATTATTAATCCAAGGTGGAGAGTACAAACTTTGTGAAGAAGTACATCATAATGGAGAAGGTGCTTGTCATGGATTTAGACGTCAAAATTGTCATAGAAAAAAACAAGACACGTCTCTATAA
- a CDS encoding damage-control phosphatase ARMT1 family protein, translating to MEIMIDCIPCLLKQALEASKMATDDSNKQEEIVLEGLKILLNYKNYRNSPDLARQIHLTIKEKTGIKDPYIQVKKRDLEFAKNLRPSLYQFLDSKDDKLYWALKVAAAGNNLDSAIYKETDIKKAIKEELDKSFEISDIDIFTEKLKSAKNILVIGDNTGETVFDKIMIEYLPQINITYAVRSEPIINDVTEKEAYDSNLDEVSTIVSTGCNASGAILEDCSEEFKTLFKAADIIISKGQGNYEALSEERGNVFFLLKAKCPMIASRLEVKLGSYVFKYNKFKN from the coding sequence ATGGAAATTATGATAGATTGTATACCTTGTCTACTAAAACAAGCATTAGAAGCTTCAAAAATGGCTACTGATGATTCTAATAAACAAGAAGAAATTGTATTAGAAGGATTGAAGATTTTATTAAACTATAAAAACTATAGAAATTCGCCTGACTTAGCAAGACAAATTCATTTAACTATAAAAGAAAAAACAGGGATAAAGGATCCTTATATTCAAGTAAAGAAAAGAGATTTGGAATTTGCTAAAAATTTAAGGCCTAGTTTATACCAGTTTTTAGATAGTAAAGATGATAAATTATACTGGGCATTAAAAGTAGCGGCAGCTGGAAATAATTTAGACTCAGCAATATATAAGGAAACAGATATAAAAAAAGCTATAAAAGAAGAATTAGACAAAAGTTTTGAAATTAGTGATATAGATATATTTACAGAAAAATTAAAAAGTGCAAAAAATATTCTTGTCATTGGTGATAATACTGGGGAAACAGTGTTTGATAAAATAATGATTGAATATTTACCTCAGATAAATATTACATATGCCGTAAGGAGTGAACCTATAATAAATGATGTTACCGAAAAAGAGGCATATGATTCAAATTTAGATGAAGTTTCTACTATAGTTTCTACGGGTTGTAATGCCTCAGGAGCTATACTTGAAGATTGTAGTGAAGAATTCAAAACACTTTTTAAAGCTGCGGATATTATTATTAGTAAGGGACAGGGTAATTATGAAGCTCTTTCAGAAGAAAGAGGAAATGTATTTTTTCTTCTTAAAGCAAAATGTCCAATGATTGCTAGTAGATTAGAAGTTAAACTTGGAAGTTATGTATTTAAGTATAATAAATTTAAAAACTAA
- a CDS encoding ferritin-like domain-containing protein, giving the protein MEKIMKMMLGGFLVFGLVISNVSMDSVYASSSDTGAIGALQDKEFTLNEMLEYAIEDEYLAQTEYDLIMKEFNVTRPFSNIIKSEGTHISLLEPLFDKYNVVIPNKDWESLLEVPSSLNEAYEVGVEAEIKNIAMYELFLKQDLPDDVRTVFERLKSASENHLRSFERQVDRKIGGNFNKNN; this is encoded by the coding sequence ATGGAAAAAATTATGAAAATGATGTTAGGTGGATTTTTAGTATTTGGACTAGTTATATCAAATGTTTCTATGGATTCAGTATATGCATCAAGTTCTGATACAGGTGCAATAGGAGCTCTTCAAGATAAAGAGTTCACATTGAATGAAATGCTTGAATATGCTATAGAAGATGAGTATTTAGCTCAAACAGAATATGATTTAATAATGAAAGAATTTAATGTAACTAGACCATTTTCTAACATAATTAAATCAGAAGGAACACATATAAGCTTACTTGAACCCCTATTTGATAAATATAATGTAGTAATTCCGAATAAAGATTGGGAAAGCCTATTAGAAGTTCCAAGTTCACTAAATGAAGCATATGAAGTAGGAGTAGAAGCAGAAATAAAAAATATAGCAATGTATGAACTATTTTTAAAACAAGATTTACCTGATGATGTAAGAACTGTATTTGAAAGATTAAAATCAGCATCTGAAAACCATCTACGTTCTTTTGAAAGACAAGTAGATAGAAAAATAGGTGGAAATTTTAATAAAAATAATTAA